A window from Citrus sinensis cultivar Valencia sweet orange chromosome 3, DVS_A1.0, whole genome shotgun sequence encodes these proteins:
- the LOC102622430 gene encoding uncharacterized protein LOC102622430: protein MNTDESKTEALPPVTDTELILSLERATLMAKQLPATTDPTHRMQIYSYLQQANRNLSSFLSNTQLPTQATENENSLSSSATRGDGDCDPMEVGDHEEEDNSKTTIDRVEERMRNCFIKNKRAKRPLSPSSMAAAEENRLYEDGFLGGSNAYGFDPNGTKLRALDLVYQFHG, encoded by the coding sequence ATGAACACGGACGAAAGCAAGACAGAGGCATTGCCGCCGGTAACCGACACAGAGCTGATACTGTCACTTGAACGGGCAACCCTAATGGCCAAACAATTGCCGGCCACCACTGACCCGACCCACCGTATGCAAATTTACTCTTACCTCCAACAAGCCAATCgtaatctttcttcttttctatCCAATACTCAATTGCCTACACAAGCCACTGAAAATGAAAACTCCCTTTCTTCTTCTGCCACTCGCGGCGACGGCGACTGCGACCCAATGGAAGTGGGTGATCACGAAGAAGAAGACAACTCCAAGACTACAATCGACAGGGTCGAGGAGAGGATGAGAAATTGTTTTATCAAGAACAAGAGGGCCAAGCGCCCGCTTTCTCCGTCTTCTATGGCGGCGGCTGAGGAAAATCGTTTGTATGAAGACGGCTTTCTTGGGGGATCAAATGCTTATGGATTTGATCCTAATGGGACTAAGTTGAGAGCGCTGGATCTTGTGTATCAGTTTCATGGCTGA